From one Mycobacterium colombiense CECT 3035 genomic stretch:
- a CDS encoding PH domain-containing protein, translating into MAHLAVGFLTLGLLIPVMLWPPSLPLLILPVLLSAMIVRLRTVADEQGVTVRTLFGSRRVRWDDIDGLRFHRGSWGRAHLNSGTELRLPAVTFSTLPELTEASAGRVPNPYE; encoded by the coding sequence ATGGCGCATCTGGCCGTCGGGTTCTTGACCCTGGGGTTGCTGATTCCGGTGATGCTGTGGCCGCCGTCGCTTCCGCTGCTGATCCTTCCGGTGCTGCTGTCGGCGATGATCGTCCGGTTACGCACCGTCGCCGACGAGCAGGGCGTGACGGTTCGGACGCTGTTCGGCAGCCGGCGGGTGCGCTGGGACGACATCGACGGGCTGCGTTTCCACCGCGGTTCGTGGGGACGTGCGCACCTCAACAGCGGCACCGAGCTGCGGTTGCCCGCGGTCACGTTCTCCACGCTGCCCGAGCTGACCGAGGCCAGCGCGGGGCGGGTGCCCAATCCCTACGAGTGA
- a CDS encoding acetolactate synthase large subunit, with protein sequence MSAPIRQHASATPDAADIATDAAKPAAKSATGKPKRIGPEQLTGAQSVIRSLEELGVEVIFGIPGGAVLPVYDPLFDSKKLRHVLVRHEQGAGHAASGYAHATGKVGVCMATSGPGATNLVTPLADAQMDSIPVVAVTGQVGRSLIGTDAFQEADISGITMPITKHNFLVRSGNEIPQVLAEAFHIASSGRPGAVLVDIPKDVLQGQCTFSWPPRMDLPGYKPNTKPHNRQIREAAKLIAASRKPVLYVGGGVIRGEATQQLHELAELTGIPVVTTLMARGAFPDSHPQHMGMPGMHGTVAAVAALQRSDLLIALGTRFDDRVTGKLDTFAPEAKVIHADIDPAEIGKNRHADVPIVGDVKAVIIELLELLRQDGIPGKLDMTEWWAYLNEVQSTYPLSYGPQSDGSLGPEYVIEKLGQIAGPDALYVAGVGQHQMWAAQFISYEKPRTWLNSGGLGTMGFAIPAAMGAKMARPDAEVWAIDGDGCFQMTNQELATCAVEGIPIKVALINNGNLGMVRQWQTLFYEERYSQTDLATHSHRIPDFVKLAEALGCVGLRCEREEDVEEVIKAARAINDRPVVIDFIVGADAQVWPMVAAGTSNDEIQAARGIRPLFDDESEGHA encoded by the coding sequence GTGAGCGCTCCCATCAGGCAGCACGCCTCCGCGACACCGGACGCTGCCGACATCGCCACGGACGCGGCCAAGCCCGCCGCCAAGTCTGCGACCGGCAAGCCGAAACGTATTGGGCCCGAGCAACTTACCGGCGCTCAGTCGGTGATCCGCTCGCTGGAGGAACTCGGCGTAGAGGTCATCTTCGGGATTCCCGGCGGCGCGGTGCTGCCGGTCTATGACCCGCTGTTCGACTCCAAGAAGCTGCGGCACGTGCTGGTCCGCCACGAGCAGGGCGCAGGCCACGCCGCCAGCGGCTACGCGCACGCCACCGGCAAGGTCGGCGTCTGCATGGCGACGTCGGGACCCGGCGCCACCAACCTGGTGACCCCGCTGGCCGACGCCCAGATGGACTCGATCCCGGTCGTCGCCGTCACCGGCCAGGTCGGACGCTCGCTGATCGGCACCGATGCCTTCCAGGAGGCCGACATCTCGGGCATCACGATGCCGATCACCAAGCACAACTTCCTGGTCCGCTCGGGCAACGAGATCCCGCAGGTGCTCGCCGAGGCCTTCCACATCGCCTCCTCGGGCCGCCCCGGCGCGGTGCTGGTCGACATCCCCAAGGACGTGCTGCAGGGCCAGTGCACGTTCAGCTGGCCGCCGCGGATGGATCTGCCCGGATACAAGCCGAACACCAAGCCGCACAACCGGCAGATCCGCGAGGCCGCCAAGCTGATCGCGGCCTCCCGCAAGCCGGTGCTCTACGTGGGCGGCGGGGTCATCCGCGGGGAGGCGACCCAGCAGCTGCACGAGCTGGCCGAGCTGACCGGCATCCCCGTGGTGACCACGCTGATGGCACGCGGCGCGTTCCCGGACAGCCATCCGCAGCACATGGGCATGCCCGGCATGCACGGCACCGTCGCCGCCGTGGCGGCGCTGCAGCGCAGCGACCTGCTGATCGCGCTGGGAACCCGCTTCGATGACCGGGTGACCGGGAAGCTGGACACCTTCGCCCCCGAGGCCAAGGTCATCCACGCGGACATCGACCCGGCCGAAATCGGCAAGAACCGCCACGCGGACGTCCCGATCGTCGGCGATGTCAAGGCCGTCATCATCGAGCTGCTCGAGTTGCTGCGCCAGGACGGGATTCCCGGCAAGCTCGACATGACCGAGTGGTGGGCCTACCTGAACGAGGTTCAGTCCACCTACCCGCTGAGCTACGGCCCGCAGAGCGACGGCAGCCTCGGCCCGGAGTACGTCATCGAGAAGCTGGGCCAGATCGCCGGCCCGGACGCCCTGTACGTCGCCGGCGTCGGCCAGCACCAGATGTGGGCGGCCCAATTCATCTCGTACGAGAAGCCGCGCACCTGGCTGAACTCCGGCGGACTGGGCACCATGGGGTTCGCCATCCCGGCGGCGATGGGCGCCAAGATGGCCCGCCCGGATGCCGAGGTGTGGGCGATCGACGGCGACGGCTGCTTCCAGATGACCAACCAGGAGCTGGCCACCTGCGCGGTCGAGGGCATCCCGATCAAGGTGGCGCTGATCAACAACGGCAACCTGGGCATGGTGCGCCAATGGCAGACGCTCTTCTACGAAGAGCGCTACTCGCAGACCGATCTGGCCACGCACTCGCACCGCATCCCGGACTTCGTGAAGCTCGCCGAGGCGCTGGGCTGCGTCGGATTACGTTGCGAGCGTGAGGAAGACGTCGAAGAGGTGATCAAAGCGGCGCGTGCGATCAACGACCGCCCGGTGGTGATCGACTTCATCGTCGGCGCCGACGCGCAGGTGTGGCCGATGGTGGCCGCAGGCACCAGCAACGACGAGATCCAGGCGGCCCGCGGAATCCGCCCGCTGTTCGACGACGAGAGCGAAGGGCACGCCTGA
- the ilvN gene encoding acetolactate synthase small subunit yields the protein MHTHTLSVLVEDKPGVLARVAALFSRRGFNIESLAVGATEQKDMSRMTIVVSAEETPLEQITKQLNKLINVIKIVELDDDNSVSRELALIKVRADAGIRSQVIEAVNLFRAKVIDVSPEALTIEATGDRGKIEALLRVLEPFGIREIVQSGVVSLARGPRGIGTAK from the coding sequence ATGCACACGCACACCCTGTCGGTGTTGGTCGAGGACAAACCCGGCGTGCTGGCCCGTGTGGCGGCGCTGTTCTCGCGGCGCGGGTTCAACATCGAATCGCTGGCCGTCGGCGCCACCGAGCAGAAGGACATGTCGCGGATGACCATCGTGGTCTCCGCCGAGGAGACCCCGCTCGAGCAGATCACCAAGCAGCTCAACAAGCTGATCAACGTCATCAAGATCGTCGAGCTCGACGACGACAACTCGGTGTCCCGGGAATTGGCGCTGATCAAGGTGCGCGCCGACGCCGGCATCCGCAGCCAGGTGATCGAAGCGGTAAACCTGTTCCGCGCCAAGGTGATTGATGTCTCGCCGGAGGCTCTGACGATCGAGGCCACGGGTGACCGCGGCAAGATCGAAGCGCTGCTGCGGGTGCTGGAACCCTTCGGGATCCGCGAAATCGTCCAATCCGGAGTGGTGTCGCTGGCTCGCGGTCCGCGCGGAATCGGCACGGCCAAGTAA
- the ilvC gene encoding ketol-acid reductoisomerase, with amino-acid sequence MFYDDDADLTIIQGRKVGVIGYGSQGHAHSLSLRDSGVQVKVGLKEGSKSRAKVQEQGLDVDTPAEVAKWADVIMLLAPDTAQADIFKNDIEPNLKDGDALFFGHGLNIHFDLIKPPANVTVAMVAPKGPGHLVRRQFVDGKGVPALIAVDQDPNGDGEALALSYAKAIGGTRAGVIKTTFKDETETDLFGEQAVLCGGTEELVKTGFDVMVEAGYPPEMAYFEVLHELKLIVDLMYEGGIARMNYSVSDTAEFGGYLSGPRVIDAGTKERMREILRDIQSGDFTKKLVANVEGGNKQLEQLRKENAEHPIEVTGKKLRDLMSWVDRPITETA; translated from the coding sequence ATGTTCTACGACGACGATGCGGACCTGACGATCATCCAGGGTCGCAAGGTCGGCGTCATCGGATACGGCAGTCAGGGACACGCGCACTCGCTGAGCCTGCGCGACTCCGGCGTGCAGGTGAAGGTGGGCCTCAAGGAGGGTTCGAAGTCGCGGGCCAAGGTGCAAGAGCAGGGCCTGGACGTCGACACCCCGGCCGAGGTCGCCAAGTGGGCCGACGTCATCATGCTGCTGGCGCCCGACACCGCGCAGGCCGACATCTTCAAGAACGACATCGAACCCAACCTCAAGGATGGGGACGCGTTGTTCTTCGGACACGGCCTCAACATCCACTTCGACCTGATCAAGCCGCCGGCCAACGTCACCGTCGCCATGGTGGCGCCGAAGGGCCCAGGGCACCTGGTGCGCCGGCAGTTCGTCGACGGCAAGGGCGTGCCCGCGCTGATCGCCGTCGACCAGGACCCGAACGGTGACGGCGAGGCGCTGGCCCTGTCCTACGCCAAGGCCATCGGCGGCACCCGCGCCGGCGTCATCAAGACCACCTTCAAGGACGAGACCGAGACCGACCTGTTCGGCGAGCAGGCCGTGTTGTGCGGCGGCACAGAGGAATTGGTGAAGACCGGTTTCGATGTGATGGTCGAGGCCGGCTACCCGCCGGAGATGGCCTACTTCGAGGTGCTGCACGAGCTCAAGCTGATCGTCGACCTGATGTACGAGGGCGGCATCGCACGGATGAACTACTCGGTGTCCGACACCGCGGAATTCGGCGGCTACCTCTCGGGTCCGCGCGTCATCGACGCCGGCACCAAGGAGCGGATGCGAGAAATCCTGCGCGACATCCAAAGTGGCGACTTCACCAAGAAGCTGGTCGCCAATGTCGAGGGCGGCAACAAGCAACTCGAGCAGCTGCGCAAGGAGAACGCCGAGCACCCCATCGAGGTCACCGGAAAGAAGTTGCGCGACCTGATGAGCTGGGTCGACCGGCCGATCACCGAAACGGCCTAG
- the wrbA gene encoding NAD(P)H:quinone oxidoreductase produces MTKLAIIYYSATGHGTTMAQRVAAAAESAGAEVRLRHVAETQDPESFAHNPAWTANYEATKDLPTATGDDIVWADAVIFGSPTRFGSPAAQLRAFLDSLGGLWAQGKLADKVYAGFTSSNTLHGGQETTLLSLYITLMHFGGIIVPPGYTDPCKFVDGNPYGASLVTTHDNIKEFDEPTGAALEHLARRVVATAGRLAAS; encoded by the coding sequence GTGACGAAACTTGCGATCATCTATTACTCGGCCACCGGCCATGGCACGACGATGGCGCAGCGCGTCGCCGCCGCGGCGGAGTCGGCCGGCGCCGAAGTCCGGCTGAGGCACGTCGCCGAAACCCAGGATCCCGAATCGTTCGCCCACAACCCGGCTTGGACGGCGAATTACGAGGCCACCAAGGACCTTCCGACGGCCACCGGCGACGACATCGTCTGGGCGGACGCGGTGATCTTCGGTTCACCGACCCGGTTCGGTTCTCCGGCAGCGCAATTGCGCGCGTTCCTCGATTCGCTGGGCGGGCTGTGGGCGCAGGGCAAGCTCGCGGACAAGGTGTATGCGGGCTTCACGTCGTCCAACACCCTGCACGGCGGCCAGGAGACCACCCTGCTCTCGCTCTACATCACGCTGATGCATTTCGGCGGCATCATCGTGCCGCCCGGTTACACGGACCCGTGCAAGTTCGTCGACGGCAATCCCTATGGCGCGAGCCTGGTCACCACCCACGACAACATCAAGGAATTCGACGAGCCGACCGGTGCCGCCCTCGAGCATCTGGCGCGGCGGGTCGTCGCGACGGCGGGGCGCCTCGCGGCGTCCTGA
- a CDS encoding phytoene desaturase family protein, with amino-acid sequence MDVTIVGSGPNGLTAAVICARAGLKVQVVEAQPTFGGGARTAADPDSAGVVHDICSAVHPLALASPFFKEFDLPARGVRLAVPEISYANPLPGRPAAIAYRDLDRTCAELEHGASFKRLLGPLVERSDDVVALLLGDKRSVPKSLPSALQLGLRMLAQGTPAWGTLTGEDARALFTGVAAHIISRMPSLTAAGAGLMLATLAHSVGWPIPVGGSQAITDALIADLRAHGGELTAGTEVTSPPGPPGSVVAYDTAPTTLLRIYGDALPARYAKALRRYTFGPGVAKVDFVLGDEIPWSDPRLRQAPTLHLGGTRAQMARAEADIAAGRHAQWPMVLAASPHVADPGRIDAAGRRPFWTYAHVPSGSTIDATEAVTAVVERFAPGFRDVVVAARAVPAARLCDHNANYVGGDIGMGGNSAWRAIAGPTPRLNPWRTPIPNVYLCSAATPPGGGVHGMAGYYAARTLLRREFGIDTMPGLRPTMTP; translated from the coding sequence GTGGACGTCACCATCGTCGGCAGCGGACCCAACGGGTTGACGGCAGCCGTAATCTGCGCCCGGGCCGGCCTGAAAGTGCAGGTCGTCGAAGCTCAACCGACGTTTGGCGGGGGTGCGCGCACCGCGGCCGACCCAGACTCCGCGGGAGTCGTGCACGACATCTGCTCCGCGGTGCACCCGTTGGCGCTGGCGTCGCCGTTCTTCAAGGAATTCGACCTGCCCGCCCGCGGCGTCCGGCTGGCGGTGCCCGAGATCTCGTACGCCAACCCGTTGCCCGGGCGCCCCGCGGCCATCGCCTACCGCGACCTGGACCGCACCTGCGCCGAACTCGAGCACGGCGCGTCCTTCAAGCGCCTGCTCGGCCCGCTGGTCGAACGTTCCGACGACGTGGTGGCCCTGCTGCTGGGCGACAAACGGTCGGTGCCGAAGTCGCTGCCGTCCGCGCTGCAGCTGGGGCTGCGGATGCTGGCCCAAGGCACCCCGGCGTGGGGGACGCTGACCGGCGAGGACGCCCGCGCCCTGTTCACCGGCGTTGCCGCGCATATCATTTCGCGGATGCCGTCGCTGACCGCGGCCGGTGCCGGGTTGATGCTGGCCACCCTCGCGCATTCGGTCGGCTGGCCGATTCCGGTGGGCGGCAGCCAGGCGATCACCGACGCCCTGATCGCCGATCTGCGCGCGCACGGTGGCGAGCTCACGGCGGGCACCGAGGTGACGTCCCCTCCCGGCCCCCCGGGCTCTGTCGTCGCCTACGACACCGCGCCGACCACGCTGCTGCGCATCTACGGCGACGCGTTACCCGCGCGCTACGCGAAGGCGTTGCGGCGCTATACCTTTGGCCCCGGCGTGGCCAAGGTCGACTTCGTGCTGGGCGACGAGATCCCGTGGTCGGATCCCCGGCTGCGGCAGGCCCCCACCCTGCATCTGGGCGGCACCCGGGCGCAGATGGCTCGTGCCGAGGCCGACATCGCCGCGGGCCGGCACGCGCAGTGGCCCATGGTGCTGGCCGCGTCGCCGCACGTCGCCGACCCCGGCCGCATCGACGCCGCCGGGCGTCGGCCCTTCTGGACCTATGCGCACGTGCCGTCGGGGTCCACCATCGACGCGACCGAAGCGGTGACCGCGGTGGTGGAGCGGTTCGCACCCGGCTTCCGCGACGTCGTGGTGGCGGCGCGCGCGGTGCCGGCAGCGCGGCTGTGCGACCACAACGCCAACTATGTCGGCGGCGACATCGGGATGGGCGGCAATTCCGCCTGGCGGGCGATCGCCGGCCCGACACCGCGGTTAAACCCTTGGCGCACACCGATTCCCAACGTTTACCTGTGTTCGGCGGCCACACCGCCGGGCGGCGGTGTGCACGGCATGGCCGGCTACTACGCGGCCCGCACGTTGTTGCGCCGGGAATTCGGGATCGACACGATGCCGGGGTTGCGGCCTACGATGACGCCGTGA